CTCTGTTGATGATGACTCAAGGATTGAAGAACTCAAGCGGGTAACGAAGTTGCGGCTATTGGCAGTAACCCATGCTAAGAAAAAGGTGCGGGAATACGGGGTGATTTCAGGGCGACTTATTTGTGGTCAAGAGCGCGATCGCTTGGAGATGTCCCTCCGAATGCAATTTTACTTAGATTCCGGTCACAAAGTCTTGGTAGCAGAGGCTACTGCGTGGATAGCAGGGAATCCAGGTATGCATTTTGGAGTGGATTCTCTGCTTTAGTGTAGAGGCTGGAAACTTTTTTGTGAGCGACGTTTAACCACTTTCGCTAGATCCAGCCCTTGTTGCTGATTAACTAAACAAGAAATTAGCACCAAACAGATTGACATTCACACTAGCATCAGTAAAGCCAGATGTAGCCGATAAAGTAGCTAATAACTCTCCCTTACCAAAACCAGTATTACTAGCAATACCATCACCCAGACGGAGTAAAGTATTAGTACCTGATGTCACTACATCAATAGCAGTAATCCCTGTAAATTGGATTTGATCACCACCGACACCACGCACAAACTGAGTAATGGTATCTGCACCATCACCAAAGGCATAGTTGATGATATCCACAGCAGCATCATTTAAACCCAAATTGAGTTTATCGTTACCAAGACCACCAATGAAAGTATCTGCACCAGCATTACCTGTAAGGGTATCTGCACCATTACCACCTGTTAGAGTATTAGCTGCGGTGTTACCTGTGAGGGTATTATTTAGGTCATTACCAGTACCATTAATGGCAGATGTGCCTTGTAAAGTCAGGGTTTCCAGGTGATTACCCAATGTAAGAGTGATGGTGCTAAAAACAGTATCAGTTCCTTCACCAACATTTTCAATGATGCTATCTCCGGCATTATCCACATAGTAGGAATCATTACCCGCACCACCAATCATGGTATCTGCACCTGTACCACCGTTGAGGATATCATTACCTAAACCACCTATCAGAGTATTAGCTGCGGCGTTGCCTGTAATTTTATTAATCAGGTCGTTACCAGTGCCATTGATAGCAGATGTGCCTTGTAAAGTCAGGTTTTCTAAGTGATTACCAAATGTAAAAGTGATGGTGCTAAAAACAGTATCAGTTCCTTCACCAACATTTTCGATGATGCTATCTCCGGCATTATCCACATAGTAGGAATCATTACCCGTAACACCAATCATGGTATCTGCACCTGTACTACCATTGAGGATGTTATTGGCAGAATTGCCTGTAATGGTATTGTTGAGGCTGTTACCAGTCCCATTGATAGCTGCTGTACCTATCAACGTCAAGTTCTCTAGATTAGCACCAAGCGTCAAGGTAATAAAAGACTGAACAGTATCTGTACCTTCGCCTGTTGCCTCTGTTACTATATCCTTGATATTGTCAACAACATAAGTATCATTGCCCAAGCCTCCAATCATTCGGTCACTACCACTACCACCATTGAGGTAATCATTACCGATACCGCCAATCAGCGTATCGGCTCCAATCGTACCGATCAAGGTGACACCATTAGCAGCGACAGACAAGTTAAACAGGTCAGATACCGCAAGCCCTCCTGCGTCAGTCGCCGTGATACGGATACTGAGGGTACCCGCCATAGGCGGAGTTCCAACGAACACGCCACTCAGTGCGTTAAAGGTCAGCCAACTGGGCAGGGCGCTGCCATCAGCAAGCGAAACCGACAGCGTAAGCTTATCGCCAATGTCAGCATCGGCAAATTTCGTTGCAGCAAGTGTCAGTGAAAACGCTAGGCCCTCGGTGGCAACCTGATCGCTCTCGGCCAATACCAGGGTCGGTGCGCGATTGGCGTTGACGGCCAGCGTCATGCTCGCAAGCGCAGAGGTACCACTGGGATCGGTTGCGGTGATTTCAACGGTTACGATACCCGCACTACCCGCGGGTGGGGTACCTGAAAACACTTTTTGGGCCGCATCATAAAACAACCATGCTGGCAGCGCTTGCCCACCATTTGCCGTGATCGACAGCGAAAGAACGTCGCCATCATCATCGCGGAAGACACCCGGCGAAAGCTGAAATTGAAATGCCTTGCCTTCCTTCAAAACAGTCGCTGCAGGCACATTGACTACCAACGGTGCATCATTAACGTTGGCCACTGTCAAGGCGAACGTATCAAATACTTTCGCTTGCATACCATCTGTTGCCGTCACCTTGATATTCAGAACGCCGACATCGCTATTGCCAGGGGTGCCGGAGAATCGGCGTGTCGCCGCATCAAATGCAAGCCAGCCTGGCAATGGAGAACCATTTGCTAAGGTGGTCGACAACGTTAAACTGTCATCCACATCAACGTCGGCAAAGGCATTGGACGGGACCGTATAGCTGAACGCGGCATCTTCAGTGGCAGTCTGATCGGCAATCGCATAGGAAAGCACCGGCACATCATTGACGTTGTCCACTGCCAAATCAAACGTATCAAATACATTTGAGCCCGCTGCATCTTTGGCAGTCACCTTGACACTTAACACGCCAACATTGCCATTGCTTGGTGTGCCTGAAAACATCCGCGTTGCCGAATCAAACTTTAACCAAGTTGGCAATGCAGAACCGTTGTCCAGGGTTGCTGACAACAGCAGACTATCACCCACATCTATGTCGGCAAAGGTGTTGACCGGGACCATATAGCTGAATGCCGTATCTTCCGTAGCAGCCTGATCGGCAATCGCAGAAGAAAGCACTGGCGGGTCATTGGCGTTGGCCACTGCCAAAGCAAACGTGTCGAATCCGCTCGCCCCCGCAACATCTGTCACCGTGACCTTGATACTCATCACCCCTGTATTACCATTGCCCGGCGTGCCGAAGAATCGGCGTGTCGCCGCATCAAATGCAAGCCAGTCCGGCAATGGAGAGCCGTTTGCCAGGGTAGCCGACCATGTCAGGCTGTCGCCCACATCCATGTCGGCAAAGGCATTAGCCGGGACCGTATAGCTGAACGCGGCATCTTCTGTAGCAGCCTGATCAGCAATCGCAAAATAAAGCACCGGCGCGTCATTAATGTTCAGAACCGAAAGTGCAAAGGTATTTGAGCCACTGGCACCGTTGCCATCTGTTGCGATCACTTTCAAAGTCAGGCTGCCCACATCGGCATTGCCTGGCTTGCCCGAGAATGTACGCGTTGCCGCGTTGAATTGGAGCCAGCCGGGCAATGCACTGCCATCAGAACGCACAGCAGAAAATGACAAAGGCAAATCATTGTCTGCAAAGGTATAAGTCGGCACCAGCAACTGAAACAAGCTGCCTTGTGCAACTGTTTGGTTTGAAAGCGGTGTCTCAATCTTCGGCATTTGCGGCCAATTGCCAGCCATTTGCACTAAGACATCCCGGTTCCAACTGGTTCCGTTAGCAAACTCCACCTGGTCAACATTGCTGCCGTAGTTCGACACGAACCAATTTTTCAAGGTGACTCGATTGTCCGTACCTTTGATGGCTAAATAGAGATGGTCCTGGTTGCGCGACACCACGACATCATTGGGCATGACATCGGCCTTGAAGCGCACCGTGTCGGAGTCAGGCAGGCCATCTGATCCACCGAATAGGTCGGCGACAACAACATCCCGCCCATGATCCCTGCCAAACAAAAAGACATCGCTTCTAGCTTGTCCATTAAGGACATCATTACCAGTACCACCGTCGATGACATCGTCGCCATCGCCACCGAGCAAAATGTCATTTCCCCCCAGGCCGTTGATCGTATCGTTGGCACTGCCACCGCCATAGATATCGGCGCCTTCTGTGATCCCTGACAATCGAGTATAAATGTCAGCATCAGTCCATATCGTGCCATCGAAAAACCGCAATTGCGGCTGGTAATACGGATTGTCGAACCAGCCTTGTAACGTAAGCCGATCAGCGCCTCCATTCAGGGAGAGATACAAGTCGCTGCTGCCGCGCGTCACCGTCACACCGGCGGGCGTAACGCCCGCCTGGAACTGCACCGTGTCGCCCTGCGTATCCCACGGCTGAACGTAGGACACAACATCCTGCCCATAGCCGTTGCCGAAGACATAGGTGTAGCGACCTGCAATACTAATCAGTCAAACCTGCAATCAAGGGATTTTCAAACCAGGATTAAATGCAACTATAAATACGGTTGAGCCAGAATTAATTGCAACTGAACCAGGATTAAATGCAACCAACCTGCAATCATCCGTTTCAACCAGGATTAATTGCAACTATAAATACTAACATTTTTATCGCAGTTTCAATCCGCTCAAAGTGGCAGTCCTGCCGCCAGCATTTGCTCGTGTAATTCACGAGAGCGGGCTGGATCAAGTTGTCCGCGAAACAGCAATTTAATTTCCGCCGGTTTGGCATTGAACTGTTCCGCCAAGCCCCTTACATCGTAGCCATGCCGGGTTAAGGTGGGTTCCAAATCGTCAATTTGCTTAGATAAAATAGACTCAATAATCGCTGTGGTAACAGTTTTCTCTCCAAAAAGGTATGCAGCCTCGAAAGCTAGTGTCAAATGTTGCTCAATTTGCAATGGTGTCCTCAACCGCATGGCAAGTAATTCAATAGCATCCGGCTCCAATATCTCACTTATTTGAGTATCTTCAGTAGTACATTTAGATACCAACCATTCAATATATTCTTTTTGACTACCAACAATACCCTCCAAAGAAAAAACAGTTGCCCGATAGCCAATTTCTTCCATAGTTGGACGGCGTAAATCATTTTTCAGCTTAGGATGACCAGCTAACACAACTGAGAGCGTACCACCACCGTCTTCAACTACCTCAATTAAACGTTTGAGTCCTGTGAGCGTACTGTAATGTAAGTCGTGAGCCTCATCTACAAACAACGCCACAGGCTTTTTACCTTTTCTAATCAAGTCACGCAGTTCCCGTTCTCGTTTTTCCCCAAGTGCAGGAATTTTAATTTCCTTATCTGTTGCTAAATCGTAAAATAAGGCAGCAATCAGTGTTGGTAGCGTCGCTCGGTTTTTATCAACAGAAAGCGATTTCGAGACTAAAATCTTGCCTTCTTTCTCCAAAACCTCAAACAAACGTCGTAAAGTCGTCGTCTTGCCACACCCGATAATTCCCGTGATGGCAACCAGCTTTCCTGAATGGATTGCGACTTTAATATCCTTAAACAATTGTTTTTGGTGTTCTGTTTCGTAGTAGCCAGCCTTGCGGAACTCTCTGAGCAATCGAAAGTGTTCCATGACTTCAGTGAGCATTTTGTTCCTCTCCTTGATTTGAGCGGAAATATTGCCGCACTCGTTCAATAATCGCTTTTTTATTCAGAGTCTCAGCCAGCAGGGCATCAATGAATGCCAACTGTTCGGGAGACAATTTAGCCAAAGGTTTGGCCAGTTGTTC
This genomic interval from Anabaena cylindrica PCC 7122 contains the following:
- a CDS encoding putative Ig domain-containing protein, giving the protein MSYVQPWDTQGDTVQFQAGVTPAGVTVTRGSSDLYLSLNGGADRLTLQGWFDNPYYQPQLRFFDGTIWTDADIYTRLSGITEGADIYGGGSANDTINGLGGNDILLGGDGDDVIDGGTGNDVLNGQARSDVFLFGRDHGRDVVVADLFGGSDGLPDSDTVRFKADVMPNDVVVSRNQDHLYLAIKGTDNRVTLKNWFVSNYGSNVDQVEFANGTSWNRDVLVQMAGNWPQMPKIETPLSNQTVAQGSLFQLLVPTYTFADNDLPLSFSAVRSDGSALPGWLQFNAATRTFSGKPGNADVGSLTLKVIATDGNGASGSNTFALSVLNINDAPVLYFAIADQAATEDAAFSYTVPANAFADMDVGDSLTWSATLANGSPLPDWLAFDAATRRFFGTPGNGNTGVMSIKVTVTDVAGASGFDTFALAVANANDPPVLSSAIADQAATEDTAFSYMVPVNTFADIDVGDSLLLSATLDNGSALPTWLKFDSATRMFSGTPSNGNVGVLSVKVTAKDAAGSNVFDTFDLAVDNVNDVPVLSYAIADQTATEDAAFSYTVPSNAFADVDVDDSLTLSTTLANGSPLPGWLAFDAATRRFSGTPGNSDVGVLNIKVTATDGMQAKVFDTFALTVANVNDAPLVVNVPAATVLKEGKAFQFQLSPGVFRDDDGDVLSLSITANGGQALPAWLFYDAAQKVFSGTPPAGSAGIVTVEITATDPSGTSALASMTLAVNANRAPTLVLAESDQVATEGLAFSLTLAATKFADADIGDKLTLSVSLADGSALPSWLTFNALSGVFVGTPPMAGTLSIRITATDAGGLAVSDLFNLSVAANGVTLIGTIGADTLIGGIGNDYLNGGSGSDRMIGGLGNDTYVVDNIKDIVTEATGEGTDTVQSFITLTLGANLENLTLIGTAAINGTGNSLNNTITGNSANNILNGSTGADTMIGVTGNDSYYVDNAGDSIIENVGEGTDTVFSTITFTFGNHLENLTLQGTSAINGTGNDLINKITGNAAANTLIGGLGNDILNGGTGADTMIGGAGNDSYYVDNAGDSIIENVGEGTDTVFSTITLTLGNHLETLTLQGTSAINGTGNDLNNTLTGNTAANTLTGGNGADTLTGNAGADTFIGGLGNDKLNLGLNDAAVDIINYAFGDGADTITQFVRGVGGDQIQFTGITAIDVVTSGTNTLLRLGDGIASNTGFGKGELLATLSATSGFTDASVNVNLFGANFLFS
- a CDS encoding ExeA family protein — its product is MLTEVMEHFRLLREFRKAGYYETEHQKQLFKDIKVAIHSGKLVAITGIIGCGKTTTLRRLFEVLEKEGKILVSKSLSVDKNRATLPTLIAALFYDLATDKEIKIPALGEKRERELRDLIRKGKKPVALFVDEAHDLHYSTLTGLKRLIEVVEDGGGTLSVVLAGHPKLKNDLRRPTMEEIGYRATVFSLEGIVGSQKEYIEWLVSKCTTEDTQISEILEPDAIELLAMRLRTPLQIEQHLTLAFEAAYLFGEKTVTTAIIESILSKQIDDLEPTLTRHGYDVRGLAEQFNAKPAEIKLLFRGQLDPARSRELHEQMLAAGLPL